A single Flavobacterium sp. 1 DNA region contains:
- a CDS encoding DUF983 domain-containing protein yields the protein MSHTLVHILNNDCPHCLEGKVFNEKNIFFNIGFPKMNPYCPHCQFKFEKEPGYFFGAMYVNYGLTVAQGIATYLIAHQFFTETFDLRIIAIITTVIVLMASFNIRLSRLLWIYMFKNYSI from the coding sequence ATGTCACACACACTTGTTCATATTCTAAATAATGATTGCCCGCATTGCCTTGAGGGAAAAGTATTTAACGAAAAAAATATCTTCTTCAATATTGGCTTTCCAAAGATGAATCCATATTGTCCTCATTGCCAATTCAAATTCGAGAAAGAGCCTGGGTATTTCTTTGGCGCCATGTATGTAAACTATGGCTTAACCGTAGCGCAGGGAATTGCCACTTATTTAATTGCACATCAATTTTTTACTGAAACTTTCGACTTAAGAATCATTGCAATTATTACTACTGTCATTGTATTGATGGCTTCTTTCAACATTCGTCTTTCCCGATTGTTATGGATCTATATGTTTAAAAATTATTCTATTTAG